Proteins co-encoded in one Aerococcaceae bacterium DSM 111021 genomic window:
- the mutY gene encoding A/G-specific adenine glycosylase, producing the protein MTNKRQTLIETYPIDWDNEKIQAFRKQLLDWYDANKRDLPWRQTNNPYYIWVSEIMLQQTQVNTVIPYYERFIKELPTIKDLAEVEESDLMGLWQGLGYYSRVRNMQFAAQQVMADFNGEMPNTLEGLLSLKGIGPYTGGAIGSIAFNLPEPALDGNLMRIVARLFEIDRDIMQNKTKQEFTGILYQLIDPERPGDFNQALMDIGATIMTPTNYQPVDSPIKEFDQSYQNGTSHLYPVKKKKTKATEHHRIAYAIRNNQGEWLMRKHNEKELLTGLWHFPMVEVNVVMEGATSEELLEPLVNHIDGNIDTNDLKLDQSLVMNVKEGYELLPTFSQVKHVFSHRIWHVQVMPFLLNQTIDLSDEDFRWVSIEGLETLPVSTLQQKLFNSIVSDRE; encoded by the coding sequence ATGACAAATAAAAGACAAACGTTAATTGAAACATATCCTATTGATTGGGATAATGAAAAAATACAAGCATTCAGAAAGCAATTATTAGATTGGTATGATGCCAATAAAAGAGACTTACCTTGGCGACAAACGAATAACCCGTATTATATTTGGGTAAGTGAAATTATGCTGCAACAAACACAAGTAAATACTGTTATACCGTATTATGAACGTTTTATTAAGGAGCTTCCGACGATTAAAGATTTAGCCGAAGTTGAAGAATCAGACTTGATGGGGCTATGGCAGGGGTTAGGTTATTACTCTCGGGTTCGCAATATGCAATTTGCTGCTCAACAGGTGATGGCAGACTTTAATGGAGAGATGCCTAATACTTTGGAAGGTTTACTCTCACTAAAAGGCATTGGTCCATATACAGGGGGAGCGATAGGTAGTATTGCGTTCAATCTACCAGAGCCAGCCTTAGATGGTAACCTAATGAGGATTGTTGCTCGGTTATTTGAAATTGATCGAGATATTATGCAAAACAAAACAAAGCAAGAATTTACTGGCATACTATATCAATTAATTGATCCAGAAAGACCCGGTGACTTTAATCAAGCGTTAATGGATATTGGAGCAACAATTATGACACCCACGAATTATCAACCCGTAGACAGTCCAATCAAAGAATTTGATCAATCTTATCAGAATGGGACAAGTCATCTATATCCGGTTAAGAAAAAGAAAACAAAAGCAACAGAGCATCATCGTATTGCCTATGCAATCAGAAATAATCAGGGCGAGTGGTTAATGCGAAAGCATAATGAAAAAGAACTGCTCACAGGCTTATGGCATTTCCCGATGGTTGAAGTGAATGTCGTTATGGAAGGAGCGACGAGTGAGGAATTGTTGGAACCCCTTGTCAATCACATAGATGGAAATATTGATACAAATGACCTGAAGTTGGATCAATCTTTAGTCATGAATGTAAAAGAAGGATATGAGCTTCTTCCAACTTTTTCCCAAGTAAAGCATGTGTTTTCGCACCGCATCTGGCATGTACAAGTCATGCCATTCTTGTTAAATCAGACTATCGACCTTTCTGATGAAGATTTCAGATGGGTAAGCATTGAGGGACTCGAAACCCTTCCCGTATCAACATTACAACAAAAATTATTTAATAGTATCGTTTCAGATAGAGAATAA
- the pulA gene encoding type I pullulanase, giving the protein MEQYNKTSDGMLNYDYKYLSKIINQISHDSVFVERNYYPGKLGALYSIEATEFKLWAPTASQVEILIYDGHYGVLKENIVMKRTSGDKIFSHTIQGDLHGLTYRYRLTFFDGRINTTNDPYAKAVTVNGQRSVVVDLERTNPSNWGERMPEMDDINKTVIYELHLRDFTVDSNSGVTHKGKFLGAIEENATNSNGSPTGIDYLKDLGVTHVEFLPLFDYQTVDETVEKPREYNWGYDPQNYGAPEGSYSTNPYDPFTRIKEMKQMIQAFHDAGLRVIMDVVYNHVYEVDDHSFHLTVPGYFFRYNDSGQFTNGTGVGNDTASERYMMRKYIVDSVSYWAKEYHIDGFRFDLMGIHDTTTMNTVRKALDEIDPSILLFGEGWDLYTPLSKNKVANHNNAVFMPRVGQFNDGLREALKGNDFEATARGFINGAWHMEQQVAQNVLAGVDFGSYNDPQQVIQYVEAHDNFTLYDKLRAADPHMEENTIIKRHELATTVILLSQGIPFIHAGQEFLRTKNGVRDSYNKPDSINKIDWARQDNYRESVELVKNLIKLRQKEPLFHLSTYEEIKERIEVTRADYQIVQLTYKGDGYKLFVTFNAQANMLNVPLKKGEYIKKVYNRRVYLDDNNQTEEIDNILIDSYTTLVLKKFD; this is encoded by the coding sequence ATGGAACAATATAATAAGACGTCTGACGGAATGTTGAATTATGATTATAAATATTTAAGTAAAATAATTAATCAGATAAGTCACGATTCGGTTTTTGTTGAAAGGAATTATTATCCAGGGAAATTAGGTGCTTTATATAGTATAGAAGCAACTGAGTTTAAGTTATGGGCACCTACAGCTTCTCAAGTTGAGATATTAATTTATGATGGTCATTATGGTGTCTTAAAAGAAAATATCGTGATGAAGCGAACGAGTGGAGATAAGATATTTTCGCATACCATTCAAGGTGATCTTCATGGTCTAACGTATCGTTATCGATTGACGTTTTTTGACGGCAGAATCAACACCACTAATGACCCTTATGCTAAGGCTGTCACAGTAAATGGGCAAAGGTCGGTAGTTGTTGATTTAGAGAGAACGAACCCGTCCAATTGGGGAGAGCGCATGCCTGAGATGGATGATATTAATAAAACAGTTATCTATGAGCTTCACTTACGTGATTTTACAGTTGATTCAAATAGCGGTGTAACACATAAAGGCAAGTTTCTTGGTGCAATTGAAGAGAATGCAACAAACTCGAATGGCTCACCAACAGGCATAGATTATTTGAAAGACTTAGGGGTCACCCACGTCGAGTTTTTACCATTGTTTGATTACCAAACTGTAGATGAAACGGTTGAAAAGCCGAGAGAATATAATTGGGGCTATGATCCGCAAAACTATGGAGCTCCGGAAGGTTCGTATTCAACCAATCCATATGATCCATTTACACGAATTAAAGAGATGAAGCAAATGATTCAAGCATTTCATGATGCGGGACTTCGCGTGATTATGGATGTCGTATACAACCATGTATATGAAGTTGATGATCACAGCTTCCATCTAACAGTACCTGGCTATTTCTTCCGATACAATGATAGTGGTCAGTTTACCAATGGAACTGGAGTAGGAAATGATACAGCTTCAGAGCGGTATATGATGCGAAAATATATTGTGGATAGCGTGTCATACTGGGCTAAAGAATATCATATTGATGGATTTAGATTTGATTTAATGGGGATTCACGATACAACAACGATGAACACGGTTCGAAAAGCGTTAGATGAGATTGATCCTAGTATTTTGCTGTTTGGAGAAGGTTGGGATTTGTATACGCCTTTAAGTAAAAATAAAGTAGCAAACCATAACAACGCTGTATTCATGCCAAGAGTCGGGCAGTTTAATGATGGTTTACGAGAAGCGTTAAAAGGAAATGATTTTGAAGCAACTGCACGAGGTTTCATTAATGGTGCTTGGCATATGGAACAACAAGTTGCTCAAAATGTATTGGCAGGGGTAGACTTTGGTTCGTATAATGATCCGCAACAAGTAATTCAATATGTAGAAGCCCATGACAATTTCACTCTTTATGATAAATTGAGGGCTGCTGATCCGCATATGGAAGAAAATACAATCATTAAACGTCATGAACTAGCTACGACTGTCATACTTTTATCTCAAGGAATACCATTTATTCATGCTGGCCAAGAATTTTTACGCACCAAAAATGGTGTAAGAGATAGTTATAATAAACCTGATAGTATCAATAAAATTGATTGGGCGAGACAAGATAACTACCGAGAAAGCGTGGAACTTGTTAAAAACTTGATTAAGTTACGCCAAAAGGAACCTTTGTTCCACTTATCTACATATGAGGAGATTAAGGAACGTATCGAAGTGACTCGAGCAGATTATCAAATAGTCCAATTAACTTATAAAGGTGACGGATATAAATTATTCGTTACATTTAACGCTCAAGCGAATATGTTAAATGTCCCACTTAAAAAGGGAGAGTATATTAAGAAAGTATACAACCGACGAGTTTACTTGGATGATAATAATCAGACAGAGGAAATCGACAATATCTTAATTGATTCGTATACAACTTTAGTTTTAAAGAAATTTGATTAA
- a CDS encoding threonine/serine exporter family protein — protein MKKKYKKIVEVATTAGRIMLESHAESYRVEDTVRRILQTSGLSNTEVITNTTGLYVTLDDSDPEIEGITLVRRITDRSNQLNKIYRVNNISRQLTSGEITIDEAAERLEVVDDSDYTVFSKDIATVILVVAFVVLLGGGFWDSVFSIFTGLLVAYSRILKELFQLNGFIYGVASTLLTAFLTNVLVATVPLDISTDVIIIAGLMPLYPGTAVTNGLRDMLKGDYISGVARVADAIVIALSLAIGVAIGLYFYGEVTSWLV, from the coding sequence ATGAAGAAAAAATATAAAAAAATTGTTGAAGTTGCTACAACTGCAGGAAGAATTATGTTGGAGTCTCATGCAGAAAGTTATCGTGTTGAGGATACAGTTCGTCGAATTTTGCAAACGAGTGGTCTTTCTAACACCGAAGTAATCACGAATACTACAGGCTTGTATGTTACTTTAGATGACTCTGATCCTGAAATTGAAGGCATTACGCTAGTCCGCCGGATTACCGATCGTAGCAACCAATTGAATAAAATATACCGGGTTAATAATATTTCACGCCAACTTACAAGTGGTGAGATTACGATTGATGAAGCTGCTGAACGTCTAGAAGTTGTTGACGATTCAGATTACACCGTATTTAGTAAAGATATCGCGACCGTTATATTAGTAGTAGCTTTTGTTGTTTTACTCGGTGGTGGCTTCTGGGATAGTGTATTTTCTATTTTTACTGGGTTACTCGTAGCTTATTCGCGTATTCTTAAAGAATTATTTCAATTGAATGGATTTATTTACGGCGTTGCTTCAACTTTACTTACAGCATTTTTGACCAATGTGCTTGTTGCAACCGTTCCATTAGACATCTCAACTGACGTAATTATTATTGCTGGATTAATGCCTCTTTACCCTGGTACGGCAGTTACTAACGGATTAAGAGACATGTTAAAAGGAGATTATATCTCTGGTGTCGCTCGAGTTGCTGATGCCATCGTTATTGCTCTTAGTTTAGCTATCGGTGTTGCAATCGGTCTATACTTCTACGGGGAGGTCACTTCATGGTTGGTATAA
- a CDS encoding threonine/serine exporter family protein, with amino-acid sequence MVGIIIQVIGAYVATITAAITLEAPRSLIFKTGYAGGAGYLVYLLLANPMGAALATFFACSVVSLIGQFFARRFKAPVTIFYIPAFFPFVPGSAIYQTALYFIQGDYNLSNYYLIQTLSIAGAIALGVFFTDSVLEIYMHIRFKMLNLKK; translated from the coding sequence ATGGTTGGTATAATCATTCAAGTTATTGGTGCTTATGTAGCTACAATAACAGCTGCTATTACACTTGAAGCACCTCGTTCGCTTATTTTTAAAACTGGGTATGCTGGAGGTGCCGGGTATCTTGTTTATCTTTTACTAGCAAATCCAATGGGTGCCGCTTTGGCAACATTTTTTGCTTGTAGCGTTGTATCTTTAATTGGACAGTTTTTTGCTCGTCGCTTTAAGGCTCCGGTTACTATATTCTATATTCCTGCATTCTTCCCTTTCGTACCAGGTTCTGCAATTTATCAAACAGCACTCTACTTTATCCAAGGTGATTACAACTTAAGTAATTACTATTTGATTCAGACCCTTTCGATTGCTGGTGCTATTGCATTAGGTGTATTCTTTACAGATTCAGTCCTAGAAATATATATGCACATACGTTTTAAAATGCTTAATCTGAAAAAATAA
- a CDS encoding DUF402 domain-containing protein, with translation MKQPKEGEFITIKSYKHDGSLHRTWRDNMVLKTSEQSIIGCNDHTLVVESDGRRWVTREVALVYYHKHFWFNIIAMLRKRGVTYYCNLASPYVMDNEALKYIDYDLDIKVFPDGEKRLLDLDEYEIHGRRYHYSDEIDRIIKYQIQELVRWIDEGRGPFSQEFIDIWYERYCQLTHRNNIDNN, from the coding sequence ATGAAACAACCGAAAGAAGGTGAATTCATCACTATTAAAAGTTATAAACACGATGGATCGTTGCATCGGACATGGCGTGATAATATGGTCTTAAAAACAAGTGAACAATCGATTATCGGTTGTAATGATCATACATTGGTTGTAGAATCAGATGGACGTAGATGGGTTACACGCGAAGTTGCGCTCGTCTATTATCATAAGCATTTTTGGTTTAATATAATCGCAATGTTACGTAAAAGAGGCGTTACATACTATTGTAACTTAGCGTCTCCATATGTGATGGATAATGAAGCCTTGAAATACATTGATTATGACTTAGATATAAAAGTTTTTCCAGATGGGGAAAAACGTTTATTAGATTTAGATGAATATGAAATTCATGGACGTCGGTATCATTATTCAGATGAGATAGATCGTATTATTAAATATCAGATACAAGAATTAGTGAGATGGATTGATGAAGGTCGCGGACCTTTTTCTCAAGAATTTATTGATATTTGGTATGAACGTTATTGCCAGCTAACGCATCGAAACAATATAGATAATAACTAA
- a CDS encoding ABC transporter ATP-binding protein, which produces MKQKNRSSSSILMRLFSDLSGHKLLVLLSLISTVVQVGLTVYLPILIGQAINQTIGEGQVNFDVLAPTLMNMAIVIGLNAIVQWTNPILFNKITYEVIESLRNRVLEKVHSLSLNFIDQRSTGDLVSRITTDTEQLGDGLIMIFNQFFIGILTIFITIITMAQLDLTMMILVVVLTPISLYISRFIAKRSYSLFREQTAARGQQADFVEENIQQADIVRLFNSQEEAIKTFNQINSDYSEKSKWAIFYSSTINPGTRFINALIYAALTFLGAVRIVNGTFSVGELTTFLNYANQYTKPFNDISNVLAEIQSALACADRLYTIIDQPEEVETGHQMIDAANVDGKVNFNLASFSYTQDKELITDLTLSVKAGDTVAIVGPTGAGKSTLINLLMRFYDLDQGQILIDNQPITDFTRESVRKQFGMVLQETWLKGGTIHENIAYGHPDASREEIIKAAKAAHAHRFIELLPEGYDTVLSNGGSGLSTGQQQLIAIARIFVSIPTMLILDEATSSIDTRTEILIQEAFDRLMRGRTSFIIAHRLSTIMNADMILVMKDGSIVEQGNHDSLMQARGLYYTMQSSRNVEQ; this is translated from the coding sequence ATGAAGCAAAAAAATAGAAGTAGCTCAAGTATTTTAATGCGCTTATTCTCTGATTTATCGGGCCATAAACTATTAGTATTACTTTCCTTAATTTCGACCGTAGTCCAAGTTGGACTTACTGTTTATCTTCCAATCCTTATTGGTCAGGCGATTAACCAGACTATAGGTGAAGGACAAGTAAACTTTGATGTTTTAGCACCTACACTAATGAATATGGCAATTGTAATTGGTTTGAACGCTATAGTCCAGTGGACTAACCCAATTTTATTCAATAAGATTACTTATGAAGTCATAGAATCACTTCGAAATAGAGTACTTGAGAAAGTCCATTCTTTATCTTTAAACTTTATTGATCAGCGTAGTACTGGTGACTTAGTGAGTCGAATTACGACAGATACTGAACAATTAGGGGATGGATTGATTATGATATTCAATCAATTCTTTATTGGGATTCTAACAATTTTCATTACAATTATCACCATGGCACAACTTGATTTAACAATGATGATACTTGTAGTTGTCCTAACGCCGATTTCACTTTATATCTCGCGATTTATTGCTAAACGTAGTTACTCATTATTCCGTGAACAAACTGCAGCACGTGGACAACAAGCGGATTTTGTTGAAGAGAATATTCAACAAGCAGATATTGTAAGATTGTTTAATTCACAAGAAGAGGCGATTAAAACGTTTAATCAAATTAATTCTGATTATAGTGAAAAATCAAAATGGGCCATCTTCTACTCATCAACGATTAATCCAGGGACACGCTTTATTAATGCACTTATATACGCAGCCTTAACGTTCCTGGGTGCGGTTCGAATTGTGAACGGTACATTTTCTGTTGGTGAATTAACAACATTCTTAAACTATGCGAACCAATATACTAAACCATTCAACGATATCTCGAATGTGTTGGCAGAAATTCAAAGTGCTCTAGCCTGTGCTGATCGATTATATACGATTATTGATCAACCAGAAGAAGTTGAAACAGGGCATCAAATGATAGATGCAGCGAATGTAGACGGAAAAGTTAACTTTAACCTAGCATCATTTAGTTATACTCAAGATAAAGAGTTAATTACTGATTTAACTTTATCAGTAAAAGCAGGGGATACGGTCGCAATTGTAGGACCAACCGGAGCCGGTAAATCAACATTAATTAACTTATTGATGCGTTTTTATGATTTAGATCAAGGACAAATCTTGATTGATAATCAGCCAATCACCGACTTTACCCGTGAATCTGTTAGAAAACAATTCGGAATGGTACTTCAAGAGACCTGGCTAAAGGGTGGAACGATTCACGAAAATATCGCCTATGGTCATCCTGATGCTTCACGCGAGGAGATTATTAAAGCAGCTAAAGCCGCTCATGCTCATCGTTTTATTGAATTATTACCTGAGGGGTATGACACAGTCTTAAGCAATGGTGGTTCTGGTCTTTCAACAGGTCAACAACAGCTGATTGCTATCGCTCGTATCTTTGTATCGATACCAACAATGCTTATACTAGATGAAGCCACATCTTCAATTGATACAAGAACCGAAATTCTTATTCAAGAAGCATTTGACCGCTTAATGAGAGGTCGTACTAGTTTTATTATCGCCCACCGTTTATCAACGATAATGAATGCGGATATGATTTTAGTTATGAAAGATGGTTCAATTGTAGAACAAGGAAACCATGATAGTTTAATGCAAGCACGTGGTTTGTATTACACAATGCAATCATCTAGAAATGTAGAACAATAA
- the recX gene encoding recombination regulator RecX: protein MKITKISQQQKQSNRYSLFIDEEFFIGVDQEILIKYALHKDQVVDQDLLDKVKSAENDHKLYSAAINYLSYGMRSIKEMRDYLNKQKDKKENYDPSEEVIEETLERLIRQGYLNDLEYAKSYVRTNYTLKSKGPTVIQNELKVKKGINEMDILEALDEYPVDEQSENIQKLAEKFIRTKKSLPPKMMRNKLYTHLISKGFDKDIVNQHMSELTFEEAVDNQVEMLEKEAEKYLRKHQRRFSGYDLKQKITQGLLGKGYDYEFIKIWLEDNEQELEK, encoded by the coding sequence ATGAAAATAACCAAAATCTCACAACAACAGAAACAATCTAACCGCTATTCACTCTTTATTGATGAAGAATTCTTTATCGGTGTTGATCAAGAAATTCTAATAAAATATGCGCTTCATAAAGATCAAGTTGTTGACCAAGACTTATTAGATAAAGTTAAATCAGCAGAAAATGATCACAAATTATACTCTGCTGCAATTAACTATTTGTCTTATGGAATGCGCTCAATTAAAGAGATGCGTGACTATTTAAACAAGCAAAAGGATAAAAAAGAAAATTATGATCCATCAGAAGAAGTAATTGAAGAAACTCTTGAACGATTAATTCGACAAGGTTATTTGAATGATCTGGAATATGCTAAGAGTTATGTAAGAACGAACTATACATTAAAATCAAAGGGGCCAACGGTCATTCAGAATGAATTGAAAGTAAAAAAAGGGATTAACGAAATGGATATTCTAGAAGCATTAGATGAATATCCTGTTGATGAGCAAAGTGAGAATATACAGAAATTAGCCGAAAAGTTTATTCGCACTAAAAAGTCACTCCCACCAAAGATGATGCGAAATAAATTATATACACATCTAATCAGTAAAGGATTCGATAAAGATATAGTGAATCAACATATGAGTGAGTTAACATTTGAGGAAGCTGTAGATAATCAAGTTGAGATGCTTGAAAAAGAAGCTGAAAAGTATCTAAGAAAACATCAACGCCGTTTTAGTGGTTATGATTTGAAACAAAAAATAACACAAGGCCTTCTTGGTAAAGGGTATGACTATGAATTTATAAAGATCTGGCTTGAGGATAACGAACAAGAACTAGAGAAGTAG
- a CDS encoding ABC transporter ATP-binding protein yields MSRLLKYFEGYRLSSIFGPLMKLAEAVLELLVPMIVALIIDVAIPTGDVSNIIKYILMMFGIAAAGLVFSITAQYLSAKAAVGFAENLTADLFKFVLQLPKEVYGRLSPGSIVTRLTSDTFQIQSGLNTFFRLFLRSPFIVFGSLIMASQIDGRMTMIFVLMIAVLFVVVGAIIYLANPLYTQIREQFDLLVTLTQEQMRGMRVIRAFQQKAREVNEFKNQNSNVTKDQIRVGFINAFTNPLTYVVVNVALIIVLWQGGNYINSGSLTQGQLVALVNYLLAILVELVKIAFIITQLNRAYSSAKRVVTVFEQPLESEVFANSNEQTEPENTVLSFQDVTFTYPDATKPSLSNIDFSVKQGDFVGIIGSTGSGKSTLLQLITKTYDAEEGNLFFQTDYFDTKSRRDLREDISVVPSNVAMFKGTIRSNLLMGNPEATEEMMWQALEDAQALDFVSTYPEGLDKEVATFGRNFSGGQRQRLTIARALIKPSSLLIFDDSTSALDYVTEANFQKTLKEKYNDRTILMISQRTHSLQQADNIVVLEEGRQIGYANHDTLLATNPVYQEIYASQNVEEVANDEAKK; encoded by the coding sequence ATGAGCAGATTACTTAAATATTTTGAAGGTTATCGACTTAGCAGCATATTCGGACCTTTGATGAAATTAGCCGAAGCGGTTTTGGAATTATTAGTACCTATGATAGTAGCTTTAATTATTGATGTGGCAATACCTACAGGAGATGTTTCGAACATTATCAAATATATCTTAATGATGTTTGGTATTGCCGCAGCAGGTCTTGTATTTTCAATCACAGCACAGTATCTATCAGCTAAAGCAGCTGTTGGTTTTGCTGAGAATTTAACGGCAGATTTATTCAAGTTTGTCCTACAATTACCAAAAGAAGTTTATGGAAGACTCTCACCTGGAAGTATTGTCACACGATTAACGAGTGATACGTTCCAAATCCAAAGTGGATTAAATACATTCTTCCGACTATTCTTACGTTCACCATTTATTGTGTTTGGATCGTTAATCATGGCGAGTCAGATTGATGGGCGAATGACGATGATATTTGTTTTGATGATTGCAGTATTATTTGTAGTTGTTGGAGCAATTATCTATTTAGCCAATCCATTGTATACACAAATCCGTGAACAATTTGATTTACTTGTAACTCTTACACAAGAGCAGATGCGTGGAATGCGTGTTATACGTGCCTTTCAACAGAAGGCTAGAGAAGTTAATGAATTCAAGAACCAAAATAGTAATGTAACAAAAGATCAAATTCGAGTTGGATTTATTAATGCATTCACTAATCCGTTAACTTATGTCGTTGTGAATGTAGCCTTAATCATTGTACTTTGGCAAGGTGGGAACTATATTAATTCTGGCTCTTTAACTCAAGGACAATTAGTAGCTTTAGTGAATTATTTATTAGCTATATTAGTCGAATTAGTTAAGATAGCATTCATTATTACCCAATTAAACCGTGCTTATTCGAGCGCTAAGAGGGTAGTTACAGTTTTCGAACAACCGTTAGAATCGGAAGTTTTTGCTAATAGCAACGAGCAAACTGAACCAGAAAATACAGTTTTAAGTTTCCAAGATGTGACTTTTACTTATCCGGACGCAACAAAACCGTCTTTATCAAATATTGATTTTTCGGTTAAGCAAGGAGACTTTGTAGGTATTATCGGAAGTACTGGATCAGGAAAATCTACGTTACTTCAATTAATAACTAAAACATATGATGCTGAAGAAGGTAACTTATTCTTTCAAACAGATTATTTTGATACAAAATCAAGACGTGATTTGAGAGAGGATATTAGTGTTGTACCAAGTAATGTTGCCATGTTCAAGGGAACAATTCGCTCTAACCTATTAATGGGTAATCCAGAAGCAACAGAAGAGATGATGTGGCAAGCTTTAGAAGATGCCCAAGCATTAGATTTTGTTAGTACCTATCCAGAAGGACTAGATAAGGAAGTAGCGACATTCGGCCGTAATTTCTCAGGGGGTCAAAGACAACGATTAACAATTGCTCGTGCACTAATTAAGCCGTCGTCATTGTTAATCTTTGATGATTCAACGAGTGCTTTAGACTATGTTACGGAAGCAAACTTTCAGAAAACATTGAAAGAAAAGTATAACGACCGAACAATACTGATGATTTCACAACGAACACATAGTTTACAACAAGCGGACAATATTGTGGTGTTAGAAGAAGGAAGACAAATTGGGTATGCAAATCATGATACATTATTAGCTACAAATCCCGTTTATCAAGAGATTTATGCATCACAAAACGTTGAGGAGGTAGCGAATGATGAAGCAAAAAAATAG